The sequence below is a genomic window from Paenibacillus silvisoli.
CCTTCGCCGCTTCGCCATCCGAATTCGATGCGGGGCTTTCGGACGAAGTCGTACCCGTGTTGTCCGACTCCTTCGAGTTGGATGAGCAGGCGACCGCCAACACCGACAACAATAAGCATAAAATCAGAACAATGGCCATTTTCCTTTGTTTCATGGAATGAATCTCCCCTTCATTTCGTTTGGTAGGTTCATGCGCCCATACGAGCACGGCTTATCCTTTCAAGGATCCGATCATGACGCCTTTCACAAAATATTTCTGAATAAACGGATAGACCATCAGGATCGGTACGACGGCCACGATAATGACCGCGTATTTAATATTCGTCGCGGTAACCGAGCTGTAGATGCCGCCGATTTCTTGCGTCTGGCCGGACATCTCGCCCAGCACGACCATGTTTCGCAGTATAATTTGCAGCGGGAACTTGTCCTTGTCGTCGAGATAAATCATCGCTCCGAAGAAGCTGTTCCAATGTCCCACCGCATAGAACAACGCCATCGTCGCCATAATCGCCTTGGACAGCGGAAGGGTAATCTTCAGCAGCGAGACCAGCTCGTTGGCGCCGTCCATCTGCGCGGATTCGTAGAGCTCGTTTGGAATCCCCTGAAAGAAGGTTCGCATGATGATCATGTTCCAGACGCTGATCGCGCCGGGAATAACGAGCGCCCAGATCGTATTGAGAAAACCCAGCTTCTGAATCAGCAGATAAGATGGGATCAAGCCGCCGCTGAAGAACATCGTAATGACGATTAACAGCGTAAAGAAGCCTCTGCCGTAAAAATCCTTTTTGGAGAGCGGATACGCGCACAGTGCCGTACATAAGACGTTAATGGCGGTTCCGACAATCGTATACACGAACGTATTCAGATACGATCGAAGAATGGCGGGATCCTCGAACAGGAGGCTGTAGGTGCTCCAATTCATTTTTACGGGCCAGAAGGTGATTTCTCCCCTCATTACAGCGTTCCCGTCGCTCACGGATACGATAAAAATATAGAAGATCGGGTAAAAGGTGGCGAACGTCAAAATAAGCATGAATACCACATTGAACCCGTCAAACAACTTGCTTCCTAACCCTCTGTACATCATGGAATGGCGCCTCCTACCACAAACTCGTTTCGCTGACTTTTCGGCTGAT
It includes:
- a CDS encoding carbohydrate ABC transporter permease — its product is MMYRGLGSKLFDGFNVVFMLILTFATFYPIFYIFIVSVSDGNAVMRGEITFWPVKMNWSTYSLLFEDPAILRSYLNTFVYTIVGTAINVLCTALCAYPLSKKDFYGRGFFTLLIVITMFFSGGLIPSYLLIQKLGFLNTIWALVIPGAISVWNMIIMRTFFQGIPNELYESAQMDGANELVSLLKITLPLSKAIMATMALFYAVGHWNSFFGAMIYLDDKDKFPLQIILRNMVVLGEMSGQTQEIGGIYSSVTATNIKYAVIIVAVVPILMVYPFIQKYFVKGVMIGSLKG